A region from the Lolium perenne isolate Kyuss_39 chromosome 4, Kyuss_2.0, whole genome shotgun sequence genome encodes:
- the LOC127294098 gene encoding protein FAR1-RELATED SEQUENCE 5 — MDGQGPGDEESEEYLLVVSKTFRNEDEGYEFYNEYAKVKGFSIRKEEVKYLPGTHTRFRRLYTCFKEGYLTLVNFEKPEPKRTPKALTRCGCRARLEIELSAATGEWFVKNFVDKHNHPLAKEGQSAYLFSHRRMTDDQKADVVGYGIGGLRTHKIMDVMEHQAGGPDKVGFISRDLYNFVAEYKKKKIEDAQSRLDYDAFSGVLIFDSTYRVNRYNLPFVPFVGVNHHRSTTVFACAVLSDETTSSYVWLLETFLMAIRQKHPRSLITDGDYAMARAIFVVMPDAFHRLCSWHIEQNMIKHLRKEKLKDFRQFIYMRMEVDEFERRWAEYKQKHGVSEKDSWFNRMYDLREKWSAAYTKGGYFLRMRSNQRSESLNSGLHNHLDRHMSMVDLLEHSQYYKSRIHTNEEELDAKASQSVPFTKISDHPLLKSSAARIYTPVMFKIVKEQIMKSDEWKIGEVTQQDAFGFSCIVVSKWGNHDVTCVFRRYLDGERVLPLSEDAA, encoded by the exons ATGGATGGTCAAGGCCCTGGCGACGAGGAGAGTGAAGAGTATCTCCTCGTGGTTAGCAAGACCTTCAGAAATGAGGATGAAGGATATGAGTTCTATAATGAGTACGCAAAGGTCAAAGGGTTCAGTATTAGGAAGGAGGAGGTGAAATACTTGCCTGGCACACACACTCGGTTCAGGCGGCTTTACACATGCTTTAAAGAAGGATACCTTACATTGGTGAACTTCGAAAAGCCTGAACCAAAAAGAACTCCAAAGGCTCTTACTCGTTGTGGATGCCGAGCTCGTTTAGAGATTGAGCTGAGTGCGGCTACCGGGGAATGGTTCGTGAAGAATTTTGTGGACAAGCATAACCATCCACTCGCTAAGGAAGGCCAGTCTGCTTACCTGTTCTCTCACCGCCGGATGACAGACGACCAGAAGGCCGATGTAGTTGGGTATGGGATTGGTGGCCTCCGCACACACAAGATAATGGACGTAATGGAACATCAGGCCGGTGGTCCCGACAAGGTTGGGTTTATATCCCGAGATTTGTATAACTTTGTTGCGGAGTACAAGAAGAAAAAGATTGAAG ATGCACAGTCTCGGTTGGACTACGATGCATTTAGCGGAGTTCTAATCTTTGACAGCACGTACCGTGTGAACCGTTATAACCTGCCATTTGTTCCGTTCGTTGGAGTGAACCACCATCGCAGCACGACTGTGTTTGCTTGTGCGGTCTTATCAGATGAGACCACAAGCTCATATGTATGGCTGCTCGAGACATTTCTCATGGCGATACGCCAGAAACATCCTAGATCACTGATCACTGATGGGGACTATGCAATGGCTAGAGCAATCTTCGTTGTAATGCCCGATGCATTTCATCGGTTGTGCAGCTGGCACATAgaacaaaacatgataaagcaccttcGCAAGGAAAAGCTGAAAGACTTCAGGCAATTCATTTACATGAGGATGGAAGTTGATGAGTTTGAGAGGAGATGGGCCGAGTATAAGCAGAAGCACGGGGTTAGCGAAAAGGACTCATGGTTTAATAGGATGTATGATCTGAGAGAGAAATGGTCCGCGGCGTACACAAAAGGTGGGTACTTTCTGCGAATGAGGAGCAACCAGAGGAGTGAAAGTCTCAACTCTGGGCTCCATAACCATCTTGACAGGCATATGTCGATGGTCGATTTGCTCGAGCACTCTCAGTATTACAAGTCACGTATCCATACGAATGAAGAGGAGCTGGATGCCAAAGCTTCGCAGTCAGTACCTTTCACTAAAATATCCGATCACCCACTGTTGAAAAGTAGTGCTGCCCGTATTTATACTCCGGTAATGTTCAAGATAGTAAAGGAGCAGATCATGAAATCTGATGAATGGAAGATTGGTGAGGTGACCCAGCAAGATGCTTTTGGTTTTAGTTGTATTGTAGTCAGTAAATGGGGCAATCATGATGTGACGTGTGTTTTTCGGCGATACCTTGATGGAGAGCGTGTGCTGCCACTGTCGGAAGATGCAGCGTGA